From the genome of Turicibacter faecis, one region includes:
- the dnaK gene encoding molecular chaperone DnaK has protein sequence MGKIIGIDLGTTNSCVSVMEGGEAKVIANPEGSRTTPSVVSFKGDERQVGDVAKRQAITNPNTIMSIKRHMGTNHKVTIEGKEYTPQEISAIILQNLKATAEAYLGEPVTEAVITVPAYFNDAERQATKDAGRIAGLDVKRIINEPTAAALAYGLDKTDKEQIILVYDLGGGTFDVSILDLADGTFEVLATAGDNRLGGDDFDQVIIDWLVKEFKSETGVDLSADKMAMQRLKDAAEKAKKDLSGVTSVQISLPFISMNATGPLHLEKTLSRAQFDAMTAPLVERTMGPVRQALKDAKMTANDLDQVLLVGGSTRIPAVQAAIKNELGKEPNKGVNPDEVVAMGAAIQGGVLQGDVKDILLLDVTPLSLGIETMGQVMTVLIPRNTTIPTSKSQVFSTAADNQPAVDIHVLQGERPMASDNKTLGRFQLGDIPAAPRGIPQIEVTFDIDANGIVNVKAKDLGTQKEQRITITSGSGLTDEEIDRMVREAEENADADAKRKEQAEIRNEAEQLIFAAQKSVSELGDEVTAEEKANVESGVEALQKALSEGNVDEIKTKKEELEKVAQELAVRVYSKAAEAAGAAQGEGNSGDDSVVDAEYKEV, from the coding sequence ATGGGTAAAATTATTGGTATCGATTTAGGAACAACAAATTCATGTGTCTCTGTAATGGAAGGTGGAGAAGCTAAGGTTATTGCGAATCCAGAAGGTTCTCGTACAACACCATCTGTTGTTTCATTTAAAGGTGACGAACGTCAAGTAGGTGACGTAGCAAAACGTCAAGCAATTACAAATCCAAATACAATCATGTCTATCAAACGTCATATGGGTACAAATCATAAAGTGACAATTGAAGGTAAAGAATATACACCACAAGAAATCTCAGCGATTATTTTACAAAACTTAAAAGCAACGGCTGAGGCATATTTAGGAGAGCCAGTAACGGAAGCGGTTATTACTGTACCAGCTTATTTTAACGATGCTGAACGTCAAGCGACAAAAGATGCTGGACGTATTGCTGGTTTAGATGTAAAACGTATTATTAATGAACCAACAGCTGCTGCGTTAGCTTATGGATTAGATAAAACAGATAAAGAGCAAATTATCTTAGTTTACGATTTAGGTGGAGGAACATTTGACGTTTCTATCTTAGACTTAGCAGATGGAACATTCGAAGTTTTAGCAACGGCTGGTGATAATCGTTTAGGTGGAGATGATTTCGACCAAGTAATCATTGATTGGTTAGTTAAAGAATTTAAATCTGAAACAGGTGTTGATTTATCAGCGGATAAAATGGCGATGCAACGTTTAAAAGATGCGGCTGAAAAAGCTAAAAAAGACTTATCAGGTGTAACATCTGTTCAAATTTCATTACCTTTCATTTCTATGAATGCGACAGGACCATTACACTTAGAAAAAACATTATCTCGTGCGCAATTTGATGCAATGACTGCTCCATTAGTTGAACGTACAATGGGACCAGTTCGCCAAGCATTAAAAGATGCAAAAATGACAGCAAATGATTTAGATCAAGTATTATTAGTAGGTGGATCAACTCGTATTCCTGCAGTTCAAGCGGCAATTAAAAATGAATTAGGAAAAGAACCAAATAAAGGGGTAAATCCTGATGAAGTTGTTGCAATGGGAGCTGCAATCCAAGGTGGAGTCTTACAAGGGGACGTTAAAGACATCTTATTATTAGACGTAACTCCATTATCTTTAGGTATTGAAACAATGGGACAAGTTATGACTGTCTTAATTCCACGTAACACAACAATTCCAACTTCAAAATCACAAGTTTTCTCAACGGCTGCTGATAACCAACCAGCTGTAGATATTCACGTTTTACAAGGTGAACGTCCAATGGCAAGCGATAATAAAACATTAGGACGCTTCCAATTAGGTGATATCCCTGCGGCACCTCGCGGAATTCCTCAAATTGAAGTAACATTTGATATTGATGCAAATGGTATCGTTAATGTTAAAGCGAAAGATTTAGGAACACAAAAAGAACAACGTATTACTATTACTTCGGGATCAGGATTAACAGACGAGGAAATCGATCGTATGGTTCGTGAAGCAGAAGAAAATGCGGATGCGGATGCAAAACGTAAAGAGCAAGCTGAAATTCGTAATGAAGCTGAGCAATTAATTTTTGCTGCACAAAAATCAGTTAGCGAATTAGGTGACGAAGTAACGGCTGAAGAAAAAGCTAATGTTGAATCAGGTGTTGAAGCATTACAAAAAGCATTAAGCGAAGGTAATGTGGATGAAATTAAAACGAAAAAAGAAGAACTTGAAAAAGTTGCTCAAGAATTAGCAGTTCGCGTGTATTCTAAAGCAGCAGAAGCTGCAGGGGCTGCACAAGGTGAAGGAAATTCAGGCGATGATTCAGTTGTAGACGCTGAATACAAAGAAGTATAA
- a CDS encoding 16S rRNA (uracil(1498)-N(3))-methyltransferase — translation MQRYFLKNHQFHDQMAVITGDDAHHISRVMRMGLSDQVIICNEDKVCYLSTIEQMDGQEIKVKLDSKVASETELPIDVTIAQGLPKGDKFEWVIQKATECGAFAFIPLIMDRSVVKLDEKKSLKRLERWNKIAKEAAEQSHRQMVPEVFPLHSLKQLIAKASEYDVCLFAYEEIAKQGRLSQLKQSLTEISPGEKMLVIIGPEGGISESEERLLIESGFKPCALGARILRTETAPIYVMSAISYALEL, via the coding sequence ATGCAACGTTATTTTTTAAAAAATCATCAATTTCATGATCAAATGGCGGTTATTACAGGCGATGATGCGCACCACATTTCTAGAGTTATGAGAATGGGGTTATCAGATCAAGTTATTATTTGTAATGAGGACAAAGTCTGTTATTTATCGACAATAGAGCAAATGGATGGACAAGAAATTAAAGTTAAATTAGACTCAAAGGTAGCATCGGAAACAGAATTACCCATTGATGTTACTATTGCTCAGGGGTTGCCAAAAGGTGATAAGTTTGAATGGGTTATCCAAAAGGCTACCGAGTGTGGTGCTTTTGCGTTTATTCCTCTGATCATGGATCGCTCAGTGGTGAAATTGGATGAGAAAAAGTCACTGAAGAGACTAGAGCGTTGGAATAAAATTGCGAAAGAAGCGGCCGAACAATCGCACCGACAGATGGTGCCTGAAGTATTTCCTCTTCATTCATTAAAACAATTAATTGCGAAAGCCTCGGAGTATGATGTTTGTCTGTTTGCCTATGAAGAAATTGCTAAACAGGGACGTTTATCGCAATTAAAACAGTCATTAACCGAAATTTCACCAGGTGAAAAAATGTTAGTCATTATAGGGCCAGAAGGTGGAATTAGTGAAAGCGAAGAGCGATTGCTCATTGAGTCCGGATTTAAACCTTGTGCATTAGGAGCACGTATCTTAAGGACTGAAACAGCTCCTATCTATGTGATGAGTGCTATCTCTTATGCATTAGAACTTTAA
- the trxA gene encoding thioredoxin, whose protein sequence is MSVIHATEESFANEIADGLVLVDFYADWCGPCKMIAPVLDELAQEVEKTAKVVKVNVDHCKEVAAEYQVMSIPTLILFKDGQAIQQTVGFQPKASLLSLIETNK, encoded by the coding sequence ATGTCAGTTATTCATGCGACAGAAGAGTCATTTGCAAATGAAATTGCAGATGGATTAGTATTAGTTGATTTTTATGCCGATTGGTGTGGGCCTTGTAAAATGATCGCTCCTGTTTTAGACGAATTAGCACAGGAAGTTGAAAAAACAGCGAAGGTTGTAAAAGTTAACGTTGATCATTGTAAAGAAGTGGCAGCAGAATATCAAGTCATGTCAATTCCAACATTAATTTTGTTTAAAGATGGTCAAGCTATTCAACAAACGGTAGGTTTCCAACCAAAAGCTTCATTATTATCATTAATTGAAACAAATAAATAA
- the mtaB gene encoding tRNA (N(6)-L-threonylcarbamoyladenosine(37)-C(2))-methylthiotransferase MtaB, which produces MPTVAFHTLGCKVNHYETEAVWELFKNEGYEKVDFKEVADVYIINTCTVTNTGDKKSRQVIRRAIRRNPEAVMCVMGCYAQTKPKEIMDIDGVDIVIGTHGRDQIPALVQKYREERQPISHIQNVFKVDGFETLNVTQFSDRTRATLKIQDGCNNFCTYCIIPWARGTVRSQKPEVVIDQVKQLVDHGHCEVVLTGIHTAAYGEDLEDYSFGQLLMDLVEIEGLKRIRISSIEASEVTDDVIEAMKKSDKIVNHLHMPIQAGSNEILKGMKRPYTLAEFEEKVAELRELFDNLAITTDVIVGFPGETEELFNETLETIKRIGFSELHVFPYSVRNGTPAARMENQVPELVKSMRVNQLLALSEQLAKEYASSCEGEVLQVIPEEKSHTKEGYLVGHASNYVKVEFKGETHLIGEVVPVKVVKADYPICQGEIVVNEG; this is translated from the coding sequence ATGCCAACTGTAGCATTTCATACGTTAGGATGTAAAGTAAACCATTATGAAACAGAAGCTGTTTGGGAATTATTTAAAAACGAGGGATATGAGAAGGTAGATTTTAAAGAAGTAGCAGATGTTTATATTATTAATACATGTACGGTTACTAATACTGGGGATAAAAAGAGTCGTCAAGTGATCCGACGCGCTATCCGCCGCAACCCTGAAGCTGTTATGTGCGTTATGGGGTGCTATGCGCAGACCAAACCTAAAGAAATTATGGATATTGATGGTGTAGATATCGTCATTGGTACTCATGGCCGTGATCAAATCCCAGCCCTTGTACAAAAATACCGTGAGGAACGTCAGCCAATTTCACATATTCAAAATGTGTTTAAAGTCGATGGTTTTGAAACATTAAATGTTACACAGTTCTCAGATCGTACACGTGCGACCTTAAAGATTCAAGATGGATGTAATAACTTTTGTACATATTGTATTATCCCGTGGGCGCGTGGAACGGTTCGTTCACAAAAACCGGAAGTGGTTATTGATCAAGTGAAACAACTTGTTGATCATGGACACTGCGAGGTTGTGTTAACGGGAATTCATACCGCAGCGTACGGGGAAGACTTAGAAGATTATAGTTTTGGTCAACTATTAATGGATCTCGTAGAAATTGAAGGACTTAAACGTATTCGTATTTCTTCGATTGAGGCTTCAGAAGTAACCGATGATGTCATTGAAGCGATGAAAAAATCGGATAAAATTGTTAACCATCTTCACATGCCAATTCAAGCGGGCTCAAATGAAATTTTAAAAGGGATGAAACGCCCGTATACATTAGCTGAGTTTGAAGAAAAAGTGGCGGAATTAAGAGAGTTATTTGATAATTTAGCTATTACGACGGATGTTATCGTTGGTTTCCCAGGTGAAACAGAAGAATTATTTAATGAAACATTAGAAACAATTAAACGTATTGGTTTCTCAGAGCTACACGTCTTTCCTTATTCTGTGCGTAATGGAACACCTGCTGCACGTATGGAAAATCAGGTGCCTGAGTTAGTTAAATCAATGCGTGTTAATCAATTATTAGCTTTAAGTGAACAATTAGCTAAAGAGTATGCTAGTTCGTGTGAAGGAGAAGTATTACAAGTCATTCCAGAAGAAAAGTCGCATACAAAAGAGGGATATTTGGTTGGACATGCAAGTAATTATGTAAAAGTAGAGTTTAAGGGAGAAACTCATTTAATTGGGGAGGTTGTCCCTGTTAAAGTTGTGAAAGCGGATTATCCGATCTGTCAGGGTGAAATAGTTGTTAATGAGGGGTGA
- a CDS encoding UDP-N-acetylmuramoyl-L-alanyl-D-glutamate--2,6-diaminopimelate ligase — protein sequence MNIKLLFDVDYDLEIMGIETDNRRVKAGDLFVCIKGYTVDGHQFAKAAEDAGAVAIVGEHLVEGVTIPQIIVKDTKVELPRLAHLMFGKPTEKLELFGLTGTNGKTTSAYILEHLLTGFEGHVGYIGTNGIRYADTFLEPKNTTPEPLSLQRTFYDMVEAGVRNVAIEVSSHALELHRVDYCQFKVALFTNLTPEHLDFHPTMDEYFEAKYKLFTMLKRDGYGIINIDDVYGKKIVERLEKDGISYYTFAINTEADFRALDVKMTTSGTTFTLATPEGTYPVKTPLLGIFNVHNVLGAMASAYSAGMPLQQVVDLIATLTPVDGRMELINEGQDFTVIVDYAHTPDGVEKVLEFVNDIKKNSVKVVIGCPGDRDRTKRPVIAKLSVDYADDVIFTTDDPHSENPVDILNEMTEGIDQQTYEVIVDRIKAIEAAINKAKKNDIVLIAGRGHEKLQYWKSGNIELDDREVAKTILRKRLNIG from the coding sequence ATGAATATTAAATTATTATTTGATGTAGACTATGATTTAGAGATAATGGGAATCGAGACTGATAATCGACGAGTTAAGGCAGGCGATTTATTCGTATGTATTAAAGGGTATACAGTCGATGGTCATCAATTTGCTAAGGCGGCAGAAGATGCTGGAGCAGTGGCGATTGTAGGTGAACATTTAGTAGAAGGGGTAACGATTCCCCAAATTATTGTGAAAGATACAAAAGTAGAATTACCACGTTTGGCTCACTTAATGTTTGGAAAGCCTACAGAGAAACTCGAATTATTTGGTTTAACCGGAACAAACGGGAAAACAACATCAGCCTATATTTTAGAGCATTTATTAACTGGATTTGAAGGGCATGTTGGCTATATCGGAACAAATGGAATCCGTTATGCAGATACCTTTTTAGAACCGAAGAATACGACACCAGAACCATTAAGTTTACAGCGAACATTTTATGACATGGTAGAGGCAGGGGTAAGAAATGTTGCGATTGAAGTTTCGTCGCATGCATTGGAGCTCCATCGCGTTGACTATTGTCAATTTAAAGTCGCTCTGTTCACTAATTTAACGCCGGAACACTTAGATTTTCACCCGACAATGGATGAGTACTTTGAAGCAAAATATAAATTATTTACGATGTTAAAACGGGATGGATATGGGATTATTAATATAGATGATGTTTACGGGAAAAAAATAGTGGAACGTCTTGAAAAGGATGGAATCTCTTACTATACATTTGCGATTAATACGGAGGCAGATTTCAGGGCATTAGATGTTAAGATGACAACTTCAGGTACGACGTTTACCTTAGCTACTCCTGAGGGAACGTACCCGGTGAAGACACCATTACTTGGTATATTTAACGTGCATAATGTGTTAGGGGCCATGGCATCTGCATATTCAGCGGGAATGCCACTACAGCAGGTGGTTGATTTAATAGCAACGTTAACTCCAGTCGATGGACGAATGGAATTGATTAATGAGGGTCAGGATTTTACAGTTATCGTTGATTATGCACATACGCCTGATGGAGTTGAGAAGGTATTAGAATTTGTGAATGATATTAAGAAAAATTCAGTGAAAGTCGTCATTGGTTGTCCAGGAGATCGTGATCGAACAAAGCGCCCTGTTATCGCTAAGTTATCAGTAGATTATGCAGATGATGTTATTTTTACGACCGATGATCCTCATTCGGAAAATCCTGTCGATATTTTAAATGAGATGACTGAGGGAATAGATCAACAAACCTATGAGGTTATTGTTGATCGAATAAAAGCAATTGAGGCTGCAATTAATAAAGCGAAGAAAAATGATATTGTTTTAATTGCGGGTCGTGGACATGAAAAGTTACAGTACTGGAAAAGCGGGAATATTGAACTTGATGATCGAGAAGTAGCTAAAACAATTTTACGCAAACGATTAAATATCGGATAG
- a CDS encoding GNAT family N-acetyltransferase, which translates to MLTFTEITPQDIKELAQLFIETFNSSPWNEQWTTETAEKRLSQMIHVESFYGLKAFFDGELCGLILGCMEQYDHHINFYLREFCIKNSLQGKGIGTLILKTFEEKLIQNDVKELYLCTARNSTAELFYHKNKYEEDKKLLLLSKQL; encoded by the coding sequence ATGTTGACATTTACCGAAATAACACCCCAAGATATTAAGGAATTAGCCCAACTCTTTATTGAGACATTTAATAGTAGTCCATGGAATGAGCAATGGACGACGGAGACCGCCGAAAAAAGATTATCTCAAATGATTCATGTGGAATCCTTTTACGGTTTGAAAGCTTTTTTTGATGGGGAGCTATGCGGCTTAATTTTAGGTTGTATGGAACAGTACGATCATCATATTAATTTTTATCTACGAGAATTTTGCATTAAAAACTCTTTACAGGGGAAAGGAATTGGAACACTTATTTTAAAAACCTTTGAGGAAAAACTGATTCAAAATGATGTTAAAGAACTTTACTTATGTACAGCTAGAAACAGTACTGCTGAACTCTTTTATCACAAAAATAAATATGAGGAAGATAAAAAGTTGTTACTTCTCTCTAAGCAACTCTAA
- the hrcA gene encoding heat-inducible transcriptional repressor HrcA, whose product MFTLLTERQILVLKAIVEEFIQTAQPVGSRVLSKKEDLNFSAATIRNDMADLEDLGFIEKTHTSSGRVPSQKGYRYYVDFIINQEPIETTPEVGIFKQLLEQKQFERETTIKEAVRLLSSLTNYTSILLGPSRDYSRVKKIQFVPISARQAVFVLITDQGHVESRTVTLPEDMDIARMETIIKALDELLVGEYIGRVQEKLTESFENQLHDFISYKEEIMYAMLQLLTQSLNQHNYILSGKSNILKQPEFNDLDKAYHLFNMIEADEIVKVIEADEDSHQLTVKIGQENEIKAMEDCTLITVPYQINDYEFGKIAVLGPTRMEYRKIIPLLEQVARIMSDLYK is encoded by the coding sequence GTGTTTACATTGCTAACAGAACGGCAGATATTAGTTTTAAAGGCAATTGTAGAAGAGTTCATACAGACTGCACAACCTGTTGGTTCTAGGGTCCTTTCTAAAAAGGAGGATTTGAATTTCTCCGCGGCTACTATCCGTAATGATATGGCTGATTTAGAGGATTTAGGATTTATTGAAAAAACTCATACATCAAGTGGACGTGTTCCTAGTCAAAAGGGTTATCGTTATTATGTAGATTTTATCATCAATCAAGAACCAATAGAAACGACACCAGAGGTAGGAATATTTAAACAATTGTTAGAACAAAAACAATTTGAGCGCGAAACCACAATTAAAGAAGCGGTGCGTCTCCTATCAAGCTTAACAAATTATACGTCTATTTTACTTGGTCCCTCTAGGGATTACAGTCGGGTGAAAAAAATTCAGTTTGTTCCAATTTCTGCACGCCAAGCGGTATTTGTTTTAATTACGGATCAAGGGCATGTTGAAAGCCGAACAGTTACATTACCTGAAGATATGGACATTGCACGAATGGAGACTATTATTAAGGCGCTCGATGAATTATTAGTCGGTGAATACATCGGTCGGGTTCAAGAAAAATTGACTGAGAGTTTTGAAAATCAACTGCATGATTTCATTTCTTATAAGGAAGAGATTATGTATGCCATGTTACAACTTTTGACTCAGTCATTAAATCAACATAACTATATTTTAAGTGGAAAATCAAATATACTGAAGCAACCCGAATTTAACGATTTAGATAAAGCTTATCATTTATTTAATATGATAGAAGCCGACGAAATTGTTAAAGTGATAGAGGCCGATGAAGATAGCCACCAATTAACGGTCAAAATTGGACAGGAAAATGAGATTAAGGCGATGGAGGATTGTACACTCATTACAGTTCCTTATCAAATTAATGATTATGAATTTGGTAAGATTGCCGTTTTGGGACCCACTCGAATGGAATATCGCAAGATTATTCCTCTGTTAGAACAGGTCGCTCGCATTATGTCTGATTTATATAAATAG
- the grpE gene encoding nucleotide exchange factor GrpE, whose translation MNKEAQSVEELDETTIEENESTCCQENEETTEVVEEVSETESLKQQIEDLKDQLLRNAAELENFKRRMNEERTREMKYRSQSIVTSIIPAIDNFERALATTVEDESTKTFLTGFKMIHAQLVEALKQEGVEVIEAEGVAFDPTVHQAVMQESVEGVASGIVLQELQKGYKLKDRVIRPSMVKVSE comes from the coding sequence TTGAATAAGGAAGCCCAATCAGTTGAGGAATTAGACGAAACAACTATCGAAGAAAATGAATCAACGTGTTGTCAAGAAAATGAAGAGACAACAGAAGTTGTTGAAGAAGTTTCGGAAACAGAAAGTTTAAAGCAACAAATTGAAGATTTAAAAGATCAATTATTAAGAAATGCTGCTGAGCTTGAAAACTTTAAACGTCGAATGAATGAAGAACGTACACGTGAAATGAAGTATCGTTCCCAATCAATCGTAACAAGCATTATTCCAGCGATTGATAACTTTGAGCGCGCTTTAGCGACAACCGTTGAAGATGAAAGTACAAAAACATTTTTAACAGGCTTTAAGATGATTCACGCTCAACTTGTAGAGGCGTTAAAACAAGAAGGCGTTGAAGTCATCGAAGCAGAAGGTGTGGCTTTCGATCCAACTGTTCACCAAGCGGTGATGCAGGAGTCTGTTGAAGGTGTAGCTTCAGGTATTGTTTTACAAGAGTTACAAAAAGGATATAAGTTAAAAGATCGCGTGATTCGCCCGTCGATGGTGAAAGTAAGCGAATAA
- the dnaJ gene encoding molecular chaperone DnaJ, whose translation MAKRDYYEILGVSKTASDIEIKRAYRKLAKQYHPDVSKEENAEEKFKEVQEAYDVLSDEQKRAAYDQFGHAGAEGFGGAGGFGGFGGFGGAGGFEDIGDIFESMFGGGFGGFGGGAGRRNPNAPQRGNDLQQSITISFEEAAFGATKEISVTREEECTKCGGSGARSKDDIETCTRCNGSGRVTEVQNTILGRVQTQSVCPDCHGDGKKIKHRCDACHGRGTVNKTKTIEVKVPAGIDDGQQIRLSGQGEAGRNGGPSGDLYVAFRVLPHDFFVRDGYDLRCEIPISFSQAALGAEVEVPTLNGKVALKIPEGTQPGTEFRVRNKGIKYINREMTGDLYVKVKLVVPKKLNHRQRELLNEFDQLEDKTGSIWDRLKKAFK comes from the coding sequence GTGGCAAAACGTGATTATTATGAAATCCTTGGGGTTTCAAAAACGGCAAGTGATATCGAAATTAAACGTGCATATCGTAAATTGGCAAAACAATACCATCCGGACGTTTCGAAAGAGGAAAATGCGGAAGAAAAATTTAAAGAAGTACAGGAAGCCTATGATGTTTTAAGTGACGAACAAAAACGTGCGGCTTATGATCAATTTGGACACGCTGGAGCTGAAGGATTCGGTGGAGCCGGTGGCTTCGGAGGATTTGGCGGATTCGGTGGAGCCGGAGGCTTCGAGGATATCGGGGATATTTTTGAAAGTATGTTTGGAGGAGGCTTCGGAGGATTTGGTGGCGGAGCCGGCCGCCGAAATCCGAATGCTCCACAACGAGGAAATGATTTACAACAATCGATTACTATTTCTTTTGAAGAGGCAGCCTTTGGTGCAACAAAAGAAATTTCAGTGACACGTGAAGAAGAGTGTACAAAATGTGGTGGAAGTGGTGCTCGCTCAAAAGATGATATTGAAACATGTACAAGATGTAACGGTAGCGGACGTGTAACAGAAGTCCAAAATACTATTTTAGGACGAGTTCAAACACAAAGTGTTTGTCCGGATTGTCACGGAGATGGTAAGAAAATTAAACACCGTTGTGATGCTTGTCACGGACGTGGAACAGTCAATAAAACAAAAACAATTGAGGTTAAGGTTCCTGCGGGAATTGATGATGGACAACAAATTCGCCTAAGTGGTCAAGGAGAGGCAGGTAGAAATGGTGGTCCAAGCGGAGATTTATATGTTGCATTCCGTGTTTTACCACATGACTTCTTTGTCAGAGATGGCTATGACCTTCGATGTGAAATTCCAATTTCATTCTCTCAAGCAGCCCTAGGTGCCGAGGTTGAAGTACCAACCTTAAACGGTAAGGTCGCGTTGAAAATTCCAGAAGGAACACAACCAGGAACAGAATTTAGGGTACGTAATAAGGGAATTAAATACATTAACCGTGAGATGACAGGTGATCTTTACGTTAAAGTAAAACTTGTTGTTCCAAAGAAATTAAATCATCGTCAAAGAGAACTATTGAATGAATTTGATCAGTTAGAGGATAAAACAGGGTCAATTTGGGATCGATTAAAAAAAGCTTTTAAATAA
- the prmA gene encoding 50S ribosomal protein L11 methyltransferase, which translates to MNWLELSFHTSHESYDLVSNIFIEAGSKGVLVEDSHTLTEAHEDQFGEIYRLNPDDYPKEGVVIKGYLAVTPDIEHQLEYVRTQLLNLNESQQLLQIRQLDEEDWANSWKKHYQPIEITERLVIKPSWLEPTTDPNVVEIMLDPGMAFGSGTHETTQLCLELIEEYVDQNQVVVDVGTGSGILAIAASKLGAKSVYAVDLDAMAVIRAKENVALNHCQNICVEKNNLIDGVNALDEKPTLMVANILAPIIIGMLADVKKVLPSNRPFICSGIVEHEKELVVEALNHHQFKICQIKEKNGWIAIVAMPQSA; encoded by the coding sequence ATGAACTGGTTGGAATTAAGTTTTCATACGAGTCATGAATCTTACGATTTAGTCAGCAATATTTTTATTGAAGCTGGTTCAAAAGGGGTTCTAGTTGAGGACTCTCATACATTAACAGAGGCGCATGAAGATCAATTTGGTGAGATTTATCGTCTTAATCCCGATGATTATCCGAAAGAAGGGGTTGTTATAAAGGGATATCTTGCCGTAACTCCTGATATCGAGCATCAATTAGAATATGTAAGGACGCAATTATTAAATTTAAATGAATCGCAACAACTCCTTCAAATTCGTCAGTTAGATGAGGAGGACTGGGCCAATAGTTGGAAAAAACATTATCAACCTATCGAAATTACGGAGCGTTTAGTGATTAAACCGTCATGGTTAGAACCAACAACTGATCCTAATGTAGTTGAAATTATGTTAGATCCAGGTATGGCTTTTGGTTCTGGAACCCACGAAACTACACAGCTTTGTTTAGAGTTAATTGAAGAGTATGTTGATCAAAATCAAGTGGTCGTAGATGTTGGAACCGGATCAGGAATTTTGGCGATTGCAGCTTCTAAATTAGGTGCAAAATCAGTGTATGCGGTGGATTTGGATGCGATGGCTGTTATTCGAGCGAAAGAAAATGTTGCATTAAATCACTGTCAAAATATATGTGTTGAAAAAAATAATTTAATTGATGGTGTAAATGCACTAGATGAAAAACCGACGCTTATGGTGGCTAATATCTTAGCGCCAATTATCATTGGAATGTTAGCTGATGTCAAAAAAGTTTTACCATCTAATCGTCCTTTTATTTGTTCGGGAATCGTTGAACATGAGAAGGAATTGGTGGTTGAAGCATTAAATCATCATCAATTTAAGATTTGTCAAATTAAAGAAAAAAATGGTTGGATAGCGATTGTGGCTATGCCTCAATCAGCCTAA